One Anaerolineae bacterium DNA window includes the following coding sequences:
- a CDS encoding C25 family cysteine peptidase, producing MFPFNLEEPHPPRPLPCPSWRITVTADGLYRITFETLAAARVPTSDLSSLHLFWRGQEVAMEEDRTGNALVFYGQKFYGTVQDEKYTDENVYWLVVSPTAGLRMESRSVTPGTPATPITWYTATRRFEQNNIYWARWSTMPRTDDTWFWDYIVANRPVTRTYSLTLTALAQGAYTATLRVELAGRSENFHRISFALNGTPVGETTEWGKVGWVGKFPFPSTLLRDGTNLLVMEVFTDGGPQGVYLNWIEVEYRRQLEAEDGSLRMALPLSGPVAITITGFSTSAIRLYDITNPLRPIRLEGATAIPSGSSWALTFTDNTLSRTTYLALAKTVVRDVPALIPYCPPRDILSPPDGADEIIIAPSAFITAIHPLAEHRRAQGLRVRVVAVEDLYNLFNDGIFHPEAIRSFVAHAYRNWPGRPPSMLLLIGDGHFNFKGYNPTTYGEPTPVWIPPYLEFADPWQGEVPVDSRYGDVDGDGFPELAVGRIPAGSVEEVKGAVAKILAYEVQPEASWQTRMLFVADNVPDQAGDFRAVAQHLAGMVPTGAETRTIYLNDYCEEPVNPPRSCPSATLALTTTWSEGASLLTYVGHAAVNRWAHEPLIFNTQLSTLTGTTGLPFLISLDCWDGYWMFPPKYPGFPDTRSIGEWATTVLTNRGAIAVFGPAGLGGVDDEALIAQAMFKAMFQEGNFQLGPLTQAGRRASRTHLARTYVLLGDPALWLPWWKEMTVVPSAVTVTGGSTHSLAALFTVSATTRFGQVFPVTPAWTVGAGILDGWGIYTAPNFSGAVPVTAHLGSLSAEAIIHIVSKEHRLYLPLVMRNY from the coding sequence TTGTTTCCCTTTAATCTGGAAGAACCGCATCCCCCTCGACCTCTCCCGTGTCCCTCCTGGCGCATTACAGTCACTGCCGATGGTCTGTATCGTATTACCTTTGAAACTCTGGCTGCCGCTAGGGTGCCAACGAGTGATCTCTCTTCCCTTCACCTCTTCTGGCGAGGGCAGGAAGTAGCAATGGAGGAAGATCGCACTGGAAACGCCCTCGTATTCTACGGCCAAAAGTTCTACGGCACTGTCCAGGATGAGAAATATACCGATGAGAACGTTTACTGGCTGGTGGTAAGCCCCACGGCCGGCCTGCGGATGGAAAGCCGTTCCGTCACGCCCGGTACCCCCGCCACGCCAATTACCTGGTATACCGCCACTCGCCGCTTCGAGCAGAACAATATCTACTGGGCCCGCTGGTCCACGATGCCCCGCACCGACGACACCTGGTTCTGGGACTACATCGTTGCTAACCGTCCGGTTACACGAACTTATTCTCTCACTTTAACAGCTTTAGCTCAGGGGGCATATACCGCCACCCTGCGAGTGGAACTGGCTGGTCGGAGCGAGAACTTTCACCGCATTTCCTTTGCCCTTAATGGCACACCTGTCGGAGAGACCACCGAATGGGGGAAAGTTGGGTGGGTGGGGAAGTTTCCGTTCCCATCCACTCTACTAAGAGATGGAACAAATTTGCTGGTAATGGAAGTCTTCACCGATGGCGGCCCACAGGGGGTATACCTCAACTGGATTGAGGTAGAATACCGGCGCCAGCTTGAGGCTGAGGACGGTTCCCTTCGAATGGCCCTGCCTCTCTCCGGCCCTGTTGCCATCACCATCACCGGATTTTCCACTTCTGCCATTCGCCTCTACGACATCACCAATCCACTGAGACCCATCCGGCTGGAAGGTGCGACTGCCATTCCATCCGGAAGTTCCTGGGCGCTGACTTTTACAGACAACACCTTAAGCAGAACGACCTACCTGGCTTTAGCGAAAACCGTCGTTCGGGATGTGCCAGCCCTTATCCCCTATTGCCCTCCAAGGGATATACTCTCACCACCTGATGGCGCTGACGAAATTATCATTGCACCTTCAGCTTTTATCACGGCTATCCACCCTTTGGCCGAACATCGCCGGGCCCAGGGGCTGCGAGTCCGGGTGGTGGCTGTAGAGGATCTCTATAACCTCTTCAACGACGGGATCTTCCACCCTGAGGCTATCCGCTCTTTCGTGGCCCACGCTTACAGAAACTGGCCCGGTCGCCCTCCATCCATGCTTCTCCTGATCGGTGACGGGCATTTCAATTTCAAAGGCTACAATCCCACCACTTACGGTGAGCCAACTCCTGTATGGATTCCCCCTTACCTGGAGTTTGCCGACCCCTGGCAAGGGGAAGTTCCGGTGGACAGCCGTTACGGGGATGTAGATGGCGATGGTTTCCCTGAGCTGGCTGTTGGACGCATTCCCGCTGGTTCAGTGGAAGAGGTGAAAGGGGCAGTGGCTAAGATCCTGGCATATGAGGTCCAGCCAGAGGCGAGCTGGCAGACCCGCATGCTCTTCGTCGCCGACAATGTTCCAGATCAGGCAGGAGATTTCCGGGCTGTAGCGCAGCATCTGGCCGGGATGGTCCCGACTGGAGCGGAGACCCGAACTATCTACCTGAACGATTATTGTGAGGAACCGGTAAATCCCCCTCGCTCTTGTCCCTCGGCCACTTTGGCTCTGACCACCACGTGGAGCGAAGGTGCATCGCTGCTTACCTATGTCGGCCATGCGGCGGTGAACCGCTGGGCTCATGAGCCTCTTATCTTCAACACTCAGTTGAGCACATTGACCGGTACAACGGGCCTTCCTTTCCTGATTTCTCTGGATTGCTGGGATGGCTACTGGATGTTTCCGCCAAAATACCCAGGCTTTCCTGATACCCGTTCCATTGGTGAGTGGGCTACTACCGTGCTTACAAACCGGGGGGCCATTGCTGTTTTCGGGCCAGCCGGACTGGGAGGGGTGGACGATGAGGCCCTCATCGCTCAAGCGATGTTCAAGGCTATGTTTCAGGAAGGGAATTTCCAACTGGGCCCCCTAACTCAGGCTGGGCGACGTGCGTCCCGCACCCACCTGGCTCGCACATACGTTCTCCTGGGCGATCCGGCCCTGTGGCTTCCGTGGTGGAAGGAAATGACAGTAGTTCCCTCAGCGGTCACCGTGACGGGGGGAAGCACTCATTCCCTCGCCGCACTCTTCACGGTTAGCGCCACCACCCGCTTCGGACAGGTTTTTCCCGTAACACCTGCATGGACAGTAGGGGCGGGAATTCTGGACGGATGGGGAATCTATACTGCACCGAATTTTAGTGGTGCAGTGCCCGTTACAGCCCATCTGGGTTCTCTTTCCGCTGAGGCTATCATCCACATAGTTTCAAAGGAACATCGGCTTTACCTTCCGTTAGTGATGCGAAATTACTGA